One genomic segment of Streptomyces caniferus includes these proteins:
- the dmpI gene encoding 4-oxalocrotonate tautomerase DmpI: MPIVTVQQGPRSVELKRELVRQITDAFVDAYRIPAETVQVWIQEVPTDSWGAAGTLTADK, translated from the coding sequence ATGCCGATCGTCACCGTCCAGCAGGGCCCGCGCAGCGTCGAGCTGAAGCGGGAGCTGGTCCGGCAGATCACCGACGCGTTCGTGGACGCGTACCGCATTCCCGCCGAGACCGTGCAGGTGTGGATCCAGGAGGTCCCCACCGACAGCTGGGGCGCGGCGGGCACGCTGACCGCGGACAAGTAG
- a CDS encoding helix-turn-helix domain-containing protein yields MGGSGGIGVRIEAAAHESADVRTALSRLRRATGLPVAFGGLLAGTGRYRINDVAGTETTVLHGLDILQGNGLGGKAVALSRPFAVTDYGASSVISHEYDAAVAAEGLRSVLAVPVIVRRRVRGVLYGALRRPVRLGDRPLAAAMEAARELEQALVLQDEAARLLSDVLPAASGAREASPAPAAGDPARWEEVREAHSELRALAQRVGDPLLRQEMLAACGRLAAASSRRRDTGGTDGTAGTDGAGPVLSPREVDVLACVASGATNAVVAERLGLRPETVKSYLRSGMRKLGAHTRLQAVVAARRAGVLP; encoded by the coding sequence ATGGGGGGAAGCGGAGGTATCGGCGTGCGGATCGAGGCGGCGGCGCACGAGTCGGCGGACGTACGGACGGCGCTGTCGCGGCTGCGGCGGGCGACCGGTCTGCCGGTGGCGTTCGGCGGTCTGCTGGCCGGCACGGGGCGCTACCGCATCAATGACGTGGCCGGTACGGAGACCACCGTGCTGCACGGCCTGGACATCCTGCAGGGCAACGGGCTGGGCGGGAAGGCCGTGGCGCTGTCCCGGCCGTTCGCGGTGACCGACTACGGCGCCTCGTCGGTGATCAGCCACGAATACGACGCGGCGGTGGCCGCGGAGGGGCTGCGGTCGGTGCTCGCGGTGCCGGTGATCGTCCGGCGCCGGGTGCGCGGGGTGCTGTACGGGGCGCTGCGCCGGCCGGTGCGGCTCGGCGACCGGCCGCTGGCGGCGGCCATGGAGGCGGCGCGGGAGCTGGAGCAGGCGCTCGTGCTGCAGGACGAGGCGGCGCGGCTGCTGTCGGACGTCCTCCCTGCCGCCTCGGGGGCGCGGGAGGCGTCCCCCGCGCCGGCTGCCGGGGATCCGGCGAGGTGGGAGGAGGTACGGGAGGCGCACAGTGAGCTGCGCGCGCTGGCGCAGCGGGTCGGCGACCCGCTGCTGCGGCAGGAGATGCTGGCGGCGTGCGGCCGGCTCGCGGCGGCCTCGTCGAGGCGGCGGGACACCGGCGGCACGGACGGGACAGCCGGCACGGACGGCGCGGGCCCGGTGCTGTCGCCGCGCGAGGTGGACGTCCTGGCCTGTGTGGCGTCGGGTGCGACGAATGCGGTGGTGGCGGAGCGGCTGGGGCTGCGTCCGGAGACGGTGAAGAGCTATCTCCGGTCCGGTATGCGCAAGTTGGGGGCGCACACCCGGCTGCAGGCGGTGGTCGCGGCGCGGCGGGCCGGGGTGCTCCCGTAG